The genomic region TGCGGCAGGCCGTTGGCGGTCGGGGGGCCCTCGTAGAAGACGAAGCGCGCAGCCTCCCGGCGCTGGTCCAGTGAGCGCTGGAAAATGTTGTGCCGCTCCCAGAATTCGAGCACGCGTTCTTCGGATTCAGGAAAGCTGAACTGAGCGGGCAGCGGCGCGAACATTCATACCTCCGCGGGACAAGAGCGACGTACGTCCGCGAAATCCTACACCATACAGAATCCCGGCCGCGCCTGCTACGGGCCGCCCGCAGCCGGTGACGTTGCCACCGCCGCGGTCTTGGCGGCCGGTTCGTTGCCGGCGACCGGGCCGTGGTCCTGAAACAGGCGAATCGCACGCCAGCGCTGACCGTGCCACCGCCACCACAAGACGACGCCCACAACGATGATGTACAGCGTGCACATCGACCACGGGCCGTTCAGGCCCCACCCGGGTGCCAGAGCAACGGTCGCGTAGCCGCCGGCGACGAAGATGCCCCAGCAGCAGACGGCCATGAGAATCGCCATGAAGCGCGTATCGCCGGCGCCACGCAGAGCGTTCATGTATGTGATGCCCATCGCGTCGAAGATCTGGAACACTGCGGCCCAGATCAGCACGTGCCCGCCGGCGCGAATGACCAGCGGATCGGTGTTGAAGATGGCGATCAGCGGTTCGCGGGCGAGCAGGAACAGCAGCCCGACCGCGCCCATGTAGATCATGTTCAAGGCGAGGGCGATGCGGGCGCGCCACATGGCTTCTTCCGGCCGGCCAGCCCCGATGGCGAACCCGACCTGCGAGCAGAGGGCGATGCCGACGCCGATCGCGGGCATGAAGGACAGGTGCATGAGCTGGAGCCCGACGTTGCTGGCGGCCGTGGTGTTCACACCGAGCGGCGGCACAATCAGCAGGAGGAACACGGCCCACGAGCCGATGTCTACCAGCCATTGCACGCCGGTCGGGCCGCCGATCCGCAACAGGCCGGCCAGTTTCTCCCAGCGCAGGCCGAGTGAATGGCGCGTGCCGAATTGGGTGTCGGTCTCGCGGTGGAGGATGGCCACCACGAGCACTCCGACGCGCACCAGCCAGCCAATCACGGTGGCCAGGGCCGCGCCGGCGACGCCCATGCGGGGGCAGCCCAGGTGCCCGAAGATAAACAACCAGTTGCCGGCGACGTTGACGACCAACGCGGCGAGGATGGCCACGAGGGCGATGCGCGGGCGCTGAATGCCGTTGAAGAAGCCCTCCAGGCCAATGCAGAGGACCGACGGCACGAGGCTCCACAGGGCGATGCGCACGTACGCGACTTCCATCTCGACCATCCCGGGCGAATGCTGGCCGAGTTGCGTCAGCGGCGTGAACCAGGTCGCGGTCGTGGCGGCCAGGGGGGCGGTGATCAGCCCCAGCGCCAGGGCGATGTACAGGCTTTGCCACGCGTAGCCGCCGGCCTCGCGGGGCTGGCCGCGGCCCACGGCCTGGGCGACAAACGTCTGTGTCGCGGTGGCAATGCCAAGGCCCAGACAGCCCAGCACGAACACGAACATGGTGGCGGGTGAGATGGCGGCCTGCGCCTCGGTCCCGAGCTGCGACACCATGACGAAGTCGACAAAGGTCATGAGCATGCGGGAGACCGTCATGGCGACAATCGGCAGCGCGAGGCGTACGAGCTCGCGCAGCGCGGTGCCCGTCGTCCACTCGGGATGCTCAACGGTCGTCGTCACGGCAGTACGCCTTTCCCGCCCGGGGTCGTCCCCGGGGAGTACGAAAAAAAGCCCCGGCAGTCGGTTGGCTGCCGGGGCGGTTGGCTTTCGCAGGCTGCGGGCGAGTCTACGGCGGCGCGGGTGACCCCGGCACGAACACGGGCTCCAGGTTCCAGGTAATCAACGGGCCCATCGGCTTCCTCGCAGCGCGAGCCGGTCGCGACGCATCGCAACCGCTCCACGAACAATCCAGTATGCTCACCACTGGCCCATCCTGTCAAGGCGGTGGTCATCATCAGTGGTGCATCCTTTGCGGTGGCCGTAGAATGTGATGGCAGAGACTTCCGGCTGCACGGGTGAACCGCATGCACGCAACACGGCTGTGCCTTGTGCTCTTGCTCGGCCTGGGTGCCGCCGTGACCCACGCGCAAATCGTGCAGGGCCAGGTGGTCGGCATCGGTTTCCAGACCTCCAAGGGGCCGGTGATTCGCGAGGGGCAATGGTTCCCCATACTCGTCACCCTGCAATGCCAGGGCAGCCAGGTGTTCAGCGGCGAGCTGCGGGTCGAGACGGCCGACTTGGACGGTGACCGCGTCGCGTATACGCAACCGCAGGTCACCCTCGCCGGCGAGGGCGGCCCGCCGAAACGGTTCTGGTGCTACGCGGTGGCCGAGGCGTTGAACGAACTGCCGACGGCCGTGGACCTCGTCAGCGACCAGGACGCGCTGGTGGCCGAGCTGCCGCTGCCGGCGCAGCCCGTCGCGACGCTTGTGAGCGAGGACTTGCTCATCCTGGACCTCAGCTATCCGCATGTGACGCGCCTGGACGGCCTCGAAAGCAGCACTTGGTCGCCCGGGGAACGCACGGAGGGGCGGCGGGAGTTTTACCGCAACGTGGTCGTGGCGCACCTGCCGGCGGCGGACCTGCCGGACCGGTGGTGGGGCCTCGAGGCGGTGGATGTCGTGATCTGGGACAAGCCGGACCCGGTCGTGCTCAGCATTGCGCAGCGCGACGCGCTGCGCGCGTGGGTCCGCGCGGGCGGGCAACTGATCATCGGCGTCGGGCCGCAGTGGGGCGCGCTGCGCAAAAGCGACCTGGCCGACATTCTGCCGCTGGCCGGCGAGGGCGCGACCGTCGAGGTCACGCGGCTCCCGGCGCTGTTCGACAACGTCGCGCCTTCCACCTGGCGCACGCGGGAGTTCCGCACGCCGGTGGCCGTCACGACCGCGCAGCCGGCGGCGGGCGCCTTTCGCACGCTGGGCGATTTCGGCCCGACGGGGGCGCTCGCGCTGGTGACGATGCGGCTGGTCGGGTCCGGGCGCGTGGTGACGTTGGCCGGCGGACTGGCGGACATGCTCGACCAGGCACCGCTCGAGGTGGACAAGTTGGTGGGGGCGCTGATCGATTTGAACCGCTATCCGACCGTGTTCAAGGACAAGGAAGCGGAGACGCTGCACTATGGACTCGATGACCGGGAACGGCTCTATGACGGGTTCGTGAAGCCGGTGCAGTTCACCGCCACCACCGCGCTGCTGGGCCTGTTCGCGTTTCTGTTCGTCGCCGCGTATATCGTGCTGGCGACGCTGGCGAGTTGGGCGTGGCTGCGCGGGCGAAAGCAGACGCACCTGAGCTGGACGGTCTTCGCGGGCTGTGCCGTGCTGGCGAGCGCGGCGAGCCTGGGGACGGTCAGCGCGGTGCAGGGGCTGTCGCGCGGCGTGCATTCGTTCTGCATCGTGGACCTGGAGGCGGGGTCGACGGAGGGGCGCGGGCCGTGCCTGTTCGGGTACTGTAGTCCGGTGCGGCAACGCGTGGATCTGGCCCTGGCCGGTGACGCGGGCTGGCTCCGACCGCTGGCCCGCAACCCGCGCGGGGCCACGCGCTACGTGACGCCGGCGCGCTACGCGAACCTGCCGACGCGTGGGCTGGTGCAGGACATGCTGGTGCGGGCGACGCTGAAGCAGGTGGCGGGGCATTGGGCCGGCACCCTGAACGGCACGCTGCGCGGCGACCTGCGCGTGGACCGGGCGACGGGGCGGCTGACGGCCGGGAGCTGGCTGGCCAACGATCTGACCGTCGGCCTCGACGGGGGTTACTTGCTGTTCATCGACCCGCGCCAGGACGCCGCCGGTGTGCCGTGGCGGGCGGCCGGCCTGAACACGCTCTACCCGCTGGTGGACGGGGACGCGGTGAAAGCGGACGTTGCGGAAGTGCCGCCGGCAGCGAACGTGCTGGTGGTGCGCGTGCCGGCGATCGCGGCGGGCCAGCAGGTGTCGGAGCTGGGGAAGGCGGAGTATGGCACGGTGGCCACCAATCGGGCAAAATGGGAGCGGCAGGGCACGCGGGCGCGCAGCGAATTGCTGGGCGACAAGCGCGACCTGCCGACGTTGTGGGGCGAACAGCAGAATTGGCTGAGCGGAGGGCTGAGCGGTCTGCTGCGGCTGCGCGGCGAAACCACCGCGGCCCTGCAGGCTGTGCTGCTCGGCTCGACGCGCAACTATCACCTGCACAACCGCGGGATTGACCTTGGCGGGGTGGGCCGGCCCCTCTCGCTGGAGGCGATGCCGCCGCTGGATATCACGCATTGGCTGCTGCGCGGGCAGGCCGTGCTGATCTGCTGGAGTTCGACGCCCGGGCCGGCGCGGCTGATGCGCAACGGACGGCTGCTGGACGCGTCGGAGGGCCTGACGGTGTATCGCGTGCGGCTGCCGCTGGCGTACGAAGGCGTGCCGCCTCGGCCTGAAGCGGGGCTGGGCGTGGAAGGTGTACCGTGATCATCCAGACCATCAACCTGACGAAGCGCTATGGCAAGCTGGTGGCCTTGAACAACCTGCACCTGGAGATCGCGGAGGGCGAGTGCTTCGGGTACATCGGCCCGAACGGGGCGGGCAAGACGACCACGATTCGCATCCTGTCGACGCTGCTGCAGCCGACGTGGGGCGAGGCACGGGTCTGCGGGCACGTCGTGGGTTACGAGTCGCGGAAAATCCGCCCGCTGATCGGCTACGTGCCGGACTTCTTCGGCGCCTACGAGGATATGGTGGTCCAGGAGTACCTGGAGTTCTTCGCCAGCGCCTATGACATCACGGGCAAGAAGCGCACGCAGATCGTTGGCGACGTGCTCGAGCTGACCGACTTGACCTTCAAGCGCGATGCACTGGTGGACTCGCTTTCGCGCGGCATGAAGCAGCGCCTCAGCATCGCGCGGGTGCTGCTGCACGACCCGAAGCTGCTGCTGCTGGACGAGCCGGCCAGCGGGCTCGACCCGCGCGCCCGCATCGAGATCCGCGAGCTGCTCAAGGAGCTGCACCGCATGGGCAAGACGATCCTGATCAGCTCGCACATCCTGCCCGAGCTGGCGGACCTGTGCACGAGCATCGGCATCCTCGAGCAGGGGGAGCTCATCTTCCAGGGCCCGGTCCGCGAGGCGCTGCGCCGCGCGCGGGTGGGGACCGTCGTGCATGTCGTTACGCCAGACGATGCCCAACGGGCCCGGCAGGTGCTCGCGGCGTTGCCGCACGTGGAAGATGTGCAGGTCAACGACGGGGCGCTGGTGGTGAACCTCAGCGCGGAAGTGTCGGACTTCAGCTTCATCGCGGAGGCCATGCTGCAGAACAAACTGCGGATCAACGAGCTGAAGCGCGAGGAGGTCGACCTCGAGACGGCGTTCATGCGCTTGACCAAGGGCGTGGTGCAGTAGGGTGGGCACCGCCCACCAAGAGCGGGAAAATGTAGGGTGGGCACCGCCCACCACTTTGGTGATATGCCCGAATATCGCCGGATGATTGCCCCGGGCGGTACGTTCTTTCTGACGCTCGTCACCTACGCGCGTCGCCCACTGTTCCGCGACGGGGCGCTGGTGGCGCTGCTGCGCGCGACGGTGGCGCGAGTACGTGGTGAACATCCGTTCGAGCTCCGTGGCGCGGTCGTGATGCCCGACCACATCCATCTGCTCTGCGAGCTTCCGGACGGTGACGCGGACTACTCCACGCGGATCGGGTTGATCAAGGCGCGGTTCACACGGGCTTTCCTGGCGGCGCACGCTGTTCCGGAACCGGTCTGCACGTCACGTCTACGGCATCGGGGGCGTTCCGTTTGGCAACGACGATTCTGGGAGCACACGATTCGCGACGACGATGATTTCGCCGCGCACCTGGAATACATCCATTACAACCCGGTGAAGCACGGTTGGGTGAGCTGCCCGCATGCCTGGCCGTACTCAAGTTTTTCGCGGTGGGTGCGTGAAGGACGGTATCCTGCGGACTGGCAGTGTCGTTGCGCGGCGCAGCATGTGATGCCGCCGGCATTTGACCACATCGCTCGCACGGTTGGAGAGTGATGCCGCGGGGATGGTGGGCGGTGGGCACCCCACGGCGAGGGGATGGTGGGCGGTGCCCACCCTACGGCGAGGAGGTGGAACTCGTGACCGCGTTCGTGCGATTGATGAAGGGTGCGGTGCAGTAGGGTGGGCACCGCCCACCAAAAGCGGGAAAATGTCGAGGGGAAAGGTGTAGGGTGGGCATCGCCCACCATTCGTAGAAACGGCGGGGCGGGCACCTTTGCCTGTGTACCAAGCAGGCGGAATCGCCGGCCGCAGTGCGGCACCCGTGCCCGGAAAAGGCCGGGGGCCCCAACGCACACGGAGGCTCCGAGACGGTACAATACTCGTTACAAGCTGGCTTCACGCCGAGCACGGAAAGCTGGGCACCATCGGTCAACCACGACCAAGCGCATGGCCCGGTGGCGTCCCTCGGGAACAGGACAACCAGCACGTGCCACGAGAACCGACCGTCGTCGATCACCTGCGCAGCCTCGACCTCGGGGCCGACGCCACCGGGGACGAGGTGCGGGCGGCGTTTCGACGGCTGGCACGCAAATACCACCCGGATCTGAATCGCACACCGGAGGGCAATCGCCGCTTCGTCGAAGTGATCGCGGCCTATCGGGCGCTGCAGTTGGCGATGGGCCTGCGTCCGAACATGGCCCACTACCGCCTGTGCCCGCGGTGCGGACACTACGCCGAGTTGCTGGACGGCCTGGACGGCCGACTGGGCTGTCCGGACTGCCTGCTCGGCATGATGGAGAAACGGCGGTATCTGCCTTTGCCCACGTTCGTGACCGTACAGCATTTGGGAGTGATCGTGCTGTACGCCGCCAGCGGCCTGTTCGCGCTGCTTTACGCTGGGCAAGGGTCGCCACAAATGGCCGTGCTGAGCCTGGGCTGTGCGGTGCTGGGGCTGGTGCTGCTCTTTTTCGCGTGCATGACGGTGCCGGACGTTGTCTCGGGGAGGCAGAGCCGGAGGCATCCGTGATGCCCTCGACGTATTCGGTGCGGATGCCGGGCAGGCGATGCGGTGGCCGTGATGTCGGATGAGCGCCTGTATTTCTGTCTGTCACTCGCGGCCGCGGGGCTCCTGATGCTGGTCGTCGCGGCTGGGCTGGCGTTCTCTATGCCGGGGGCGGAAGCGCCGGCGACCAACCGGCCCGCCACCGTCACCGGCGAGGGCGCTGCGGACGGCACCGACGCACCCAGGCCGCCGCCATCCCGTGTGCCCATCTGGCTTCCCGCGTTGCTGGGGGTTGCCCTGTTGGGTTCGGCGTTCGTCGTGCTTCTGCGGGGTTCAGTGTCGCCGGGCTACGCCGGTCCACGGGGCGATCGCACCTGTCGGCGCTGCGGACAGCGGCTCGACTCTGCGGCCGCGCTGGATTGTCCGAATTGCGCTGCGCCGACGCGTTGTCCGCAATGCGGGACTGACCTCACACGCGGTGAGGTTGATGTCTGCCCAACCTGCGGCGCCCCGTGGGGTTGCCGGTACTGCGGATACAGCCTGAAGGGCCTCGCGTCGAACCCGTGCCCGAGTTGCCACGCGCCCACGCTCTGCCACCGCTGTGGCGCTGAGTTGAACCACAACATCACCGGGCGCTGCGCAGGCTGCGGGGCGCGTATTGCCGGCTGGCGCGAGTGGCGTTGACGCGGAGACTACCGGGCCGCGGTGCGTGCCTGGATTGAAAGGCCAATCCCCGGCCCGCACCCGGACTGCTG from Phycisphaerae bacterium harbors:
- a CDS encoding MATE family efflux transporter, whose product is MTTTVEHPEWTTGTALRELVRLALPIVAMTVSRMLMTFVDFVMVSQLGTEAQAAISPATMFVFVLGCLGLGIATATQTFVAQAVGRGQPREAGGYAWQSLYIALALGLITAPLAATTATWFTPLTQLGQHSPGMVEMEVAYVRIALWSLVPSVLCIGLEGFFNGIQRPRIALVAILAALVVNVAGNWLFIFGHLGCPRMGVAGAALATVIGWLVRVGVLVVAILHRETDTQFGTRHSLGLRWEKLAGLLRIGGPTGVQWLVDIGSWAVFLLLIVPPLGVNTTAASNVGLQLMHLSFMPAIGVGIALCSQVGFAIGAGRPEEAMWRARIALALNMIYMGAVGLLFLLAREPLIAIFNTDPLVIRAGGHVLIWAAVFQIFDAMGITYMNALRGAGDTRFMAILMAVCCWGIFVAGGYATVALAPGWGLNGPWSMCTLYIIVVGVVLWWRWHGQRWRAIRLFQDHGPVAGNEPAAKTAAVATSPAAGGP
- a CDS encoding ABC transporter ATP-binding protein, encoding MIQTINLTKRYGKLVALNNLHLEIAEGECFGYIGPNGAGKTTTIRILSTLLQPTWGEARVCGHVVGYESRKIRPLIGYVPDFFGAYEDMVVQEYLEFFASAYDITGKKRTQIVGDVLELTDLTFKRDALVDSLSRGMKQRLSIARVLLHDPKLLLLDEPASGLDPRARIEIRELLKELHRMGKTILISSHILPELADLCTSIGILEQGELIFQGPVREALRRARVGTVVHVVTPDDAQRARQVLAALPHVEDVQVNDGALVVNLSAEVSDFSFIAEAMLQNKLRINELKREEVDLETAFMRLTKGVVQ
- a CDS encoding transposase, with product MPEYRRMIAPGGTFFLTLVTYARRPLFRDGALVALLRATVARVRGEHPFELRGAVVMPDHIHLLCELPDGDADYSTRIGLIKARFTRAFLAAHAVPEPVCTSRLRHRGRSVWQRRFWEHTIRDDDDFAAHLEYIHYNPVKHGWVSCPHAWPYSSFSRWVREGRYPADWQCRCAAQHVMPPAFDHIARTVGE
- a CDS encoding J domain-containing protein — its product is MRSLDLGADATGDEVRAAFRRLARKYHPDLNRTPEGNRRFVEVIAAYRALQLAMGLRPNMAHYRLCPRCGHYAELLDGLDGRLGCPDCLLGMMEKRRYLPLPTFVTVQHLGVIVLYAASGLFALLYAGQGSPQMAVLSLGCAVLGLVLLFFACMTVPDVVSGRQSRRHP